The sequence below is a genomic window from Lolium perenne isolate Kyuss_39 chromosome 7, Kyuss_2.0, whole genome shotgun sequence.
ACGGGTATCCAGCGAGGGAGATGTGCTGTTATGATGGATAAAGTCGAAGATAGTGCCATTCGATATGTATTCATAGACAAGTATGGGGACCTCCACCTCCAAGCAGCACCCTAGAAGCCTGACAACATTCCGGTGGTTGGTCTGTGAAAGTACAATAATCTCCTGCACGAATTCATCAGTTTCGGCCATGTTCATGAGCTTTGAGCGTTTCACAGCTACTACCCTATCATCCTTGAGAATGCCCTTGTAGACAGTGCCGTGACCGCCCCTTCCCAGTTCTCTGTTCTCATCAAAATTGTTTGTGGCCTTCTTCAGTTCTTCTTGCGTGAATATCCTCAATGTATCGACTTGTTTTGACATAATTTGATGGTATAATATCTGACCACCATTCTGATCGAAGAATCTTTCCTTCTCTTTCTTCAGCTTCCTTTTCTGATACTCGGCATGGATTGCAAAGATACAGACCGTGAGGAAGACGACGCCCACGGATATGCCTGAAAATCATGACGGTTAATTACCATCAGTTCAACTAGCGTCATTGCCCACATTTAGCTAAAAATAACAATGCAATGTGTGCAACACAcaccatttactttgctatatgacATGAATGCAAACTGCACTTAAACTTATAGAACAGGCATAAGAAGTGCAAAGGAGCTTTCCAGTTAATTTATTAAGTAGTGTGAGTGCACAAAATATTATGATCGTTAACTATCCAATTACCTATGGCGATGTTCTGAGCTTTGTTTGGGTTAACTCGAACGCACGGTATGCTCTTTGGATCATCGCTCCTGAATCCTGATGAGCATAAACAGGTGTAGCTTCCAATGGTGTTTCTGCAATTACCTTTGCAAGGATACAAGGACTGATCTGGAGATTCACACTCATTGATGTCTGCCATTTTGAGGATGTGAGGGGAATATCAACATGAATTACCATAAATTTCATTTCATAAATAATAAAGCTGACATAAAGGAGATTATATATATGGGCTTTCAGTGACGCATACACATACCTTGGCATCCTCCTTGTAGGTAGGGATTGCCCTCATAACCCTGAGAGCAGTTGCAGCGGTAACCGGGGCCATTGGATACATTAACACATTCACTATTCATGGCTTGACAGGCATACTGTGGTCCCATCTTGCTGGCTTCCGTACAACTTCCATTGCCAACAACCCAATCAAGCACCAGAGGAACCCCATTTGTATATTTACTGGCAAAATTTGTAGAGCTAACAAATGAAGGTTCAAACTTGAACCAGCCCTCCTCAACAGCGAATGAGTAGCTGCATGGGCTGAAAGACTTGATGGTAGAGTTGTCTAGTAATGCTGCAGTTGTGGTGTTATTAAAGGAGCTGATGTTTCCTGGAAACGTGGTCTGGCAACAACCCAGTCCAGAACACTCTGTGCTATCATCAACGCTGCTTGCGTCAGTGCAGTATGAATAGCATGTGTGGACAGCGTAGTAGTCAAGCTGGTTCTTGCCCATGCCGGATCCCACGACGAATCCAAGTGTGTCACACCCAATTGAAATCAACTTGTTCTTGGTGTCGGAAAACTTATGAAAAGGATCAAGTCTTAAGCCACCCGAACCGCTGCTATTGGTGCCATTGGCGTAATTGCATTCCCATGCGATTTGTGGGTTCAGAACACGGATCTCACCCAGGTTAAGATTGATGTCCAGTACCCTAACTCCGGTTGAGGCTAGATGCGCCTCGCCTTCATTGCACGTGACATTGAAGGGTTCTTGGAAGCAACCTTTTCCGATGCCAAACGGGTATGGGATGCTGACGTTGCCACATTTTCCTGGGCAGCCAAGCCGTGTCATGGGGATGTTCCCAGAGGATTCGGACCCATAAGCTGTAGTACTATGTTGAAGTAATAGGGTGGTGGCGACAAGTAATAATAAGAGCTTTTGACCTATAAGGCAATGATCAAGAAATGTATCATGTACATATAAATATATCTTGGTTGGATGCATCTGTTGGAATTGATATGAGCCATTCCTCTACGATTTCACATGTAAGGCAAAGGCAGTAAGTTGAAAATTTCCTCTAAGATGCAACTGAATGTTTCGTTTGTTTAAACGATGCAGAAAATAACAAACTATCGATTTTCGGTGCTTACGTCTCTGCTCCAGGAAAGAGCTTAAACAGGAAAAAAAAAACCCCGTACCTTACAGGGGGGCAATCCACGATAACCCCCCCAAGTTGGTGCCACTTCCATCATATGCCCCCCTTGTGTCACTGACATGTGGGGCCGGACCCCACATGTCAGCGACACAAAGGGGGCATATGATGGAAGTGGGTGCGAACTGGGGGGGTTATCGTGTATTTTCCCCTACATTACAGGGCCTGGTAGCCCTGAGTGTAGCACCGTGCGGCAGCCATGTATGGCCGCGAAGGAGGGCAGACTGCGCAAGATGCCAAAGGAGGCCGGACCGGCGGGCAGTGTCGGAGGCTCGGATCCGGCGCCGGGCGCTGGCTGGAGGAGACAGACCTCCGGCCACGGGAAGTCATCAGAGGCGGACGAGAACCCAGATTTCCCTACGAGCGGCGGTGCGCAGATGGGTCTGGCCTTTCCATCGGCGTCAGGCATCTCGCCGGCAAGCCGGCAAGGTGGTCTCACTCAGGTCGGGGAATGGTGTGGCTTCGGTGTTTTTTTTTTCAAGATTACCCGACAAAAGATTGGCTAGCCCAAAATTTTGGTTCAACCCATTTGCCACACATTGGCAGTTAATAGTGCAGTGATTAAAATTTGGCAACCAACCAAAGAAGAGTCAATCCTTTTGGTCATGACCAAAAGATTGGAGAGCATACTTTGGCCACAATCCAAATGTACCCTTAGTTTTGAAGCATTTTTCATTTGCCAAACATTGAAAGTCGTAGGATGCCGTCGAACATAGAGGGTATCGTTGGCATATAATAATCGGTTTTGCTATTGACCGATCCAAACTTAGCTTATACCTCGCCTCTAGGGGTGCTAGATTTATAGCGCCATATGAGTTGTAAGTGGGTTGTAATTGTGAAAAATACTTCCAACTTATTTGCTACAAGTACATTGCAAGTGACCTGGActtatgataaagataatgaagaTTTGTCATTTTCCAATCCTTAAGAGATTTAGCTTGGGGCACTCTACTCACAAATAGGGAAAGAACATAACACCCCTTGTGGGCCCCACCGCATGAAGCAAGTTAGATAAGAAAAAATATGATCACACACATATAAAACACTTTTTCCTCAAAACACATAGTTTTGTAGACGTGCCTCCTCGATGGCATAAGAGTTTGTTGCGTGCTGGTTCGAGTAACGAAAGAAGGTGATTCCCTCTTGTAGCAAAACTTTCAAGCACTAACTAGTGAAACTTTATGCgaatgaactacttcgttcattcacAAACAAGTGTATTTTTAGATTTTGTCATAAGTGAAACATATGAAATATATTAAAATTTGACCTACTTTTTTGAGGGGTTAAAATTTGACCTACTTTATAAGGAAGAGTGATCCTGACACTTATGACACTAAATTAGTATCACTTGATCTATTTTAAAATTTAATTTCATAACATACAAATTTCACGTCATGTATGCTTCTACATTTTTACATGAAGTTAATCAAATTTGAAAAGGTTTGACTTACGATAAAAGTTAGAAGTGCCCTTATTTATGgtgaagcaaagcaaaatacccGCTTCATGCGAGAGCACACACAAACATACTACTACAAGTTAGGGCGGCTAAGATATCCAGATAGAGCAGAGAAAAATTACCCGTGATC
It includes:
- the LOC139829722 gene encoding wall-associated receptor kinase 2-like; protein product: MDCSSITGQKLLLLLVATTLLLQHSTTAYGSESSGNIPMTRLGCPGKCGNVSIPYPFGIGKGCFQEPFNVTCNEGEAHLASTGVRVLDINLNLGEIRVLNPQIAWECNYANGTNSSGSGGLRLDPFHKFSDTKNKLISIGCDTLGFVVGSGMGKNQLDYYAVHTCYSYCTDASSVDDSTECSGLGCCQTTFPGNISSFNNTTTAALLDNSTIKSFSPCSYSFAVEEGWFKFEPSFVSSTNFASKYTNGVPLVLDWVVGNGSCTEASKMGPQYACQAMNSECVNVSNGPGYRCNCSQGYEGNPYLQGGCQDINECESPDQSLYPCKGNCRNTIGSYTCLCSSGFRSDDPKSIPCVRVNPNKAQNIAIGISVGVVFLTVCIFAIHAEYQKRKLKKEKERFFDQNGGQILYHQIMSKQVDTLRIFTQEELKKATNNFDENRELGRGGHGTVYKGILKDDRVVAVKRSKLMNMAETDEFVQEIIVLSQTNHRNVVRLLGCCLEVEVPILVYEYISNGTIFDFIHHNSTSPSLDTRLRIAQESAEALAYLHLSTNHPIVHGDVKSMNILLDNSYMAKVTDFGASRTLPKDEVQFMTLVQGTLGYLDPEYLQERQLTDKSDVYSFGVVLLELITGKTAIYHDGPKQGKSLVSSFLLAMKEGDLEGILDASIMHAEMETLLGEVAELGRMCLAASGEDRPSMTEVADQLKALRSTWREKLVMEHTALERLVVHFSSVASSPWDPPLSSSFSTVPQMTGIGMETPR